A part of Oculatellaceae cyanobacterium genomic DNA contains:
- a CDS encoding DUF433 domain-containing protein, which produces MSTAIDIGTLIVKTPETCGGRPRIAGRRMSVQHIAVLYKQGLRPEEIVQQYEHLKLVEVYAALTYYHANKDEIETYLAEEEVLYQRLAKESQAGKL; this is translated from the coding sequence ATGTCAACAGCGATTGATATTGGTACACTAATTGTTAAAACGCCTGAAACTTGCGGAGGTCGTCCCCGCATTGCAGGTAGGAGAATGTCAGTACAACACATTGCTGTTTTATACAAACAAGGGTTACGCCCAGAAGAAATAGTTCAACAGTATGAGCATCTTAAATTAGTTGAGGTTTATGCAGCATTAACTTACTATCATGCTAATAAAGATGAGATAGAAACCTACCTAGCAGAAGAAGAGGTATTGTATCAGCGATTGGCAAAAGAATCTCAAGCAGGTAAGCTATAG